The sequence ATGGTGGTCTGGTGTCAAccggggaagcagcccacccagctgtaacatcaacgggtacctggtgtaaactggggaagcagcccacccatcaatgggtacctggtgtaaactggggaagcaaatgctcaactgtccatgtctcatatagcagttgatgatccaggtgggacttcgggtgcccacactttcacctgtgagacatggtacagcctcctgggGGTTACTATTCCTGtcccaggagggcatgcctgtgctgactcatagtacctgagtagtgcacaggtgccccagtgctggcTACTGGGCAGCGTTACCGTGTAGCGGCAGCttaaggctttgctttgtgcgtgtgcgtgtgtatatGCATGGTGAATTTGCATTGTGTATGTAAAGTGCAGTAGTTGTCAGTACAACTAACCTGAACAAACTGGTCACTGTTATTGCCAGACCATTCACTGCTCCCAATTTATCAGGTGTAAGTGAGTTATTAATGAAGAGTGCTTGACATATAAAACAATTGTTTAAAGTTGAGTGAATAGTCAGTAATGATAAAATCAGGATAATTCACAACACAGGCTTACTGCAAACAACAATTAAGTAAAACATAAAAATTCTGAATGTACAAACAGTTTGTACATACTTTCCACTGGTATATGTAAGTGATGGAAAGAGAAGTATGACAACAACTAAAATTGAATTGTTGATCAGAAATGTCTACAGTAAGAAACAAATCAAGTTAATTTTATTAATATACAGACATCTAAAAGCTCACCATTATAGTGTCAAATCTCTTTTCCATCTGTAATATAAACACACAGTAACTTTAAATAACTATTCTGTTACATTTACCttccatacatacagtacatataggtAGCTACATAGTGTAAAGAAATTCCAGTGTGTGGGAATGTCAAAGTGCAGTGCTGGGTGATAACTACTATACAGCTAGATGATAACTATAGACCCAACGATAAGTAACTTATCACCCTGCAGTGCAGCCATTCAGACTAGTTCATGGCATCATAACTATGATTGGTATTGTTTACCTGGACACTGTTGCTTCATAAAATTGTTTCATTGCTACAGTATAATAGTGTCTGTCTAATAGCAATGAAGTTAAATCTATTCGTGACCTAGACAAAATCTTGTGAGCTTACTTTAAAATTCtgtgcactgggatataaaataggtACATACATCCTCTATACTTGGATATCATTGTTATGACACTCGACCTCATCCTCGCTCTACCTTATAGTCTTGTGTACTAACAACAATATCATCATTGTAATGGGAGACAACAGTATGAATTTATTTGTCTATTTcacaatatattaattataataCAAAGTTGACCCTAACAAATCAAAACACCCTTACTGAAAAAAGACCAGTAATATTAGTATGTTAGTTGTGGGATAAAAGCAGGACTGGGGGACAAGGACTCAGCAACTCGACAAACGAAATCCAACTACACAACGAAGATATATCATACACATTTGCAGCTAATGGTTGACCCGAGAATTGTACAGCACATTTACCACTTTTGTTCATGCTCATaacagattgagatactctaatagagcagttgtgaaattattaaaattttgatttaCTCACAACTTGTAGAACTGCTTTAAGTCAGCAAATCAAATAATGGGATTTACATTATAGAAGCTGTTGATTGAAGCTAATTAAGCACTGTGGGAGACAACCGGTGCAAATCTGTAGCAATAATTCTCACTGAGCTAATAATTATCTCCTTTCTGCCCTAAGATAGTTACCTATAGCAAATTATCTGGTTAACTCTCCTCTAttctatatagctactgtacaattGCTGAGTTATAATTACAGCCGTGCCATGATATAGAAGCTGTGATGGCTTTATAAAGTCATATTACATAGCTTAGAATTTCAAGAATAATTCCTCTTGCTGTTTACAATAATAACTGTACATGGTGACCAAATTTTAAACACCAGTCACACTGAGTGAGAGTATATGTGTAAACTCATTTAAGTACGTATGTGATACTCTGATTGTTTTGTTaggaagtgactgctctattacagtattttaatAGATGCTTGTTGGGGCTCCACTAGTACTGCATATGTTGTACACATTCATTGTTATCTGTTTCTGTTCCCACCATTCTGTCCCTCTTTATAGCCTCCAATTTTCCTGTCCCCATCCTGTACAGTATGTTAGCTTAACTTACTGGATTGTACACTATCAGTGACAATGGAGTCATCAGTACTCCCACTATACCCAGGGTGGTACCAATATTGCTGagagtgaaatctaatccaccTGTACAGTGAAATATATATGTTTGTACTCAAAGTACAGACTTATCACTATGCATATCATGTGTACATACTAATATTGCTGCAGTTGCTCAATAGAAAACAACTCTATATTGAACAACTATGTGTTAAAAGATCTGTGTCAGGACTATGTATGTCGGGAACTTATAAGCACCGAAGCGTACTTCTATGAATGGTTTTTAAAATTGTAACACATGCAATTTTGGTAGAAACTTTTCCTCATAATCAGTGTTTAGATACTTATCcctacatacagtgtatgcagctagttatgtagctaaataACTATTTAGTGTGTATGATTAGTGAATTTCCCTGGAGGTTAAGAAATAATCATTCATGAAAAATTTCCTCCTTAAAAATAGTCTGCTATACCATTGGAAAAAAGAAAGCTGTCCATGCAGTCATGCACACATAAAATTGAAAGTATCTCTGTAAAGTTTAGTTAAAAtccatacgtacgtacatgcatgtacaaccAGCTAACAATAATTTTTCTATAAAACTTCATGTCAATAACCACTATACAATTATACACTTCTCATCATACCTAGTGATCTATCAGTAGAGGCCCACAATGAATAACACTCATCAAATCCAATAGTAGCAAATGAAAATAGTCCATATAAAAACACTGTACTAAATGTCACCTTGTCTCTAAGAAAGGGATAAATGTATGTAGCTCTGATGTAAGTACACACTCAATATTAGAATATTGTACTTTATTAAGCTCAGAAATACTTGACAACCAGATGACAAGTGTTGTGTGGACTGTTTTACTCTTTGTTTGAGTTTCAACGATCTTTTTACTATCACAGCTTCTCCTTCATCAACCAAAAACACATCCATAATTACTGTATCCTCTCCATTATCATCTTTATCAACTACCTCAGTACCACCCTGTATTGATGTGCTTTGTGATGGGAAATCTTCTGCTGATTTTAGGTCAGTTTCTAGCTCATATGTATTATTATTGGGTTCATTATGTGGTTCTAGACCAGTTTTTATTGATGAATCATTTATATCATTAGTCAAGCCATTGCTATCATCTTCATTGCTGTAAGTAATGATAACATAGATTTGTATAGATCTCCCAAACACACtgcacaaattatatattaCTATAACACATGCActcattacaataataattatgtgactgtcAGCTATATAGTTCACACCAAcgttttttttttataatttaaaaaatgtatTGAACAATGATGGTAAAATTAAATGATGCCTACTATGAAGAATacattatgcaagttttaaatGCTCTGTTACCAAGTAAAGCCAGTCTCAAATTTATGCAGCCATCTTTATTGCCTCCAAAATGTTATGTGTTTTACATGTATTTGTTTACATTGAGATAGAGGTACATAATATGCCTGTACTAATTACCTACTTGTGTGGATGAGTGAatacagggctaaaactataaccatactttgaATGGTGCCCAGTGAATTTGCTAAGTCATGGTGAACACATTGATGGCCCGGGTAGTTTGAAAATTGAGGTACAAGTTAGTGGCTATAATAAAATTGTTGACtttaattctttaaaactgctTATCTCAAGACTTCTTATGAGCGATTTggattatttttcaaaaatctggtcacaaatctTTCTGACAGTACCAGCATAACTTGTAAACGATAGCAAGcacatgtatgaaatttacacaagagatgcatcaatctattacctttcagaccacttttagtatttgtagctgcttgtagagtttctcaCCAattaagatagaaaatctgagcagttggacgagtgaagtagtatcacgagtactCACAAAAAGGAGGACGAtgtggggtgggcaagagatagacttcaaaatggacaACTGAAGTCCAAACATGAGATTACAGGACTGTGCTGGCTtattagtggctgatatgcagtaaaatcaacagaaaaatgtTTGGCCAATATTATCAGCAATAAACCACTGGTTCTTGCCAAGTCAGGCCCTTCACAAGGTCAGAAATTGCCAttcaagctctccacaccacccagaaaagacatctgttaaaaaGTTTTAAATGGTTTGGTAGTAAAGACAGACAAAATGAGTGCTTGCCACTACAAGTTTTGCAATAAGTGATTCTTTGATTGATGAACTGACTTTGGTATTACTGAATTTGCTATCAGCTCATAAAGTAAGACTTACAGGTTAGGATCCACCCCTGTTCTGGTACATTAACAGTTCAATGTCCTAATGCTGGATCTATTTGtgattttgacaggaatgtGGGAAATATTTTAGCAAGTTTTCCTCTATACTCTTGCATTCAATGCACTGCAGATGAGTATTTTGTTtggaaaaaataaaataaatgttACTTTGACACATCAGTGAAGTCACTGACAAGATGGCTGTCTGACACTAAAGGTATGCACACAGGCAGTTATTCAGATGGTATTTCTGAATCAGCCTTATAGTAGCTATAATGGTTATCATCAAAGCTTTTCCTACCAAGATCTGCACCAGCACTACCTTATTGTTTCAACATAGCTGCTATTGTTGCACTACCCACAACCAAAAATTATTTATAATCAATGTCAGTCACTAAAATTCAGTAGACGCCTGTTAAGACACATAGTAGTGTGTCaggcagccaagaaagctgatgCGCCACACTGTGTGcatattgataggaagaaagaaaatgcaattttcatgcatgcacGTATCATGCATGAATAGTATCCATGACCCCTTCTTTAAAGCACATCACTTTTGCATTATAACTCGCCAGGTAGGGCAACCCAcgcagcaaatttgattaaatttacaCTAGCCTTTTGTAAcatatgggcattcaaaattcaggtttttgctttgttttttcttcttgcGCCTTAGGGGTCTACAGTGGCTtagatttcttttcacacaatTCGCAAgacttgctataaaatgcaaatgtgtatcCAGTTTCTACTGCTTACACTTCAAGTATTGTACCAAGCTACATGTGCTGGTATGTAAGTTTATCGTATAATTTTACTTCATGAGTATACTCAACACAGACACAACTCCATATATAGTCATAGAGATATTGCATATGTGATAGTGGTTGTGTCCTGTGTTCCTGCAATCAACTTACACTTTATCAGGTTTATAAGGTTTATCAGGCAGGAGAAAACCAACTGCAATAACTCCCAATGCACTCAGAAATGCTGCAAACATGCGGGCACACTGCCAAACAATGTTCTCCAATAGATGAAACAAATAGGACGTGCGCCTGTGCGTGCAACAACTTGAAACAAATAGGGCCATAcgtcacaattttttttacggTAGTCGATATCTAAACAACTGTTAATAGTTATTGCCATGTATCCATGAGGTACTTGTCATTCTGGGGCTAGCAGGAAGGCTAGTCACAAGGCTAAGTCGACCAGCGCGTGGAAGAAGTGTCTCCGTCTTTTTGCTGCCGGTGAGAAATTCAAAAGAGGAGAACAACCACCTAAAGGATCGCACTGGGAGTCAGTGATACGGATAATAATGGCTTGCCCTGCTCATGAAGGTGGGAACAGGACCTGTACCTGCCAGTACCACCCCTCCGTAAGTCATTTTGCTGTAATGATCGCGCTTTTCGTATACTAGGCATGGTGAGATGTGTTATAAAATCATCATAGTAGTGATTTGATGTCTGTGCATTATATATGGTATATATGCACATACAGAGCCCACATGTGCAATCCCAGACTGTTGCTGCATCTACTGGTGATGCTAGTGGTTCTGAGAGACAGGTATTTGAAAATCTATACCTGTTTCTTTTTTTGTTAACTTCCCTTGTGCCGACATCAGGAATTGATTACTTCTTTTGTACAACCCCTAGCCACAGTTGCCTCAGATATCTCAGATACAATTCCAATGGGACAGGTAATATTTGCTTGCAAATTACTGATTACACATACATGTTACTACAGGATGTGGAGGGTGCCCATACTTCCTCTGCTTCAAGATCTCTTACTACCTCTTTAATTTGTACTACCCCTTCGGTATCGTCAATTACCCCATCCTTAAGACCTCTTACCCCATCGCCAATCCTTCTTACCCCTTCCTCGGTATCTCTTACTCTTTCTTCAGTCCTTCTTATCCCATCATCAATGTCCCTTCCCTCATCATTAACTTCTAAAACCACTACTAGTGTAACAATGGTAAGTATACATTTAAACTCTTGCCTATTTTATATGATTTCAATGTGCAGGCACCTACAAGCTACCAAAGAACTCATAGGAGCACACACGCATCCTTGACATGGCCTGTAAGTACATGTAAATACGGTGATGTGATTTTTATGTGTGGAGCACAGgttagtgtttgtgtgtataagCCAAAGGTAGTGGCCTGGCAGCAGGATCCTGCCACCAGTGTAATTGTATCCACCACGATATCCTCTGCATTCACTAGTGTATCAGTCTCCTCCTCGCCAACAAGATCCAGTGTGAATACTAGTCCCTCCATGCCATCTACCATCATTATGCCTCCCCCAACAGCCAGCATTGTAGCCAGGAGTCAGTATCTGGTATGAAAGATGAGTCTTGAAATTTATAGTGCttttatatgtgtgtgtgcgtgtgtgcgtgtgtgtgtgtgtgtgtaggccTCAGTGGTTGCTGGCGCCACACCACAGTCAGCTGATGCTGCACATGTTAATGCCACACTTGTACCCAAAACAGTGGAGGTAATTGTAGCAGCAAAGAATTGCAGTGGgataattttattacaaaattCAGAACGCTGTGTCACTGTTGCCATTCACTGCTGGTGGTGATTATGTTGAAAAACATACTCCGACTTCAGTAAGGGGCTTATTTAATATTAACATTATCTTTTCATATGTTTAAACAGAAGTTAAGCTGCCAACCTACTGACTATGCTCTCCGCTTGCCTGCTGCATGGAGAGACCACATGAATGTTGGTGACCAGCAATGGATTGGCAGAACTGTGTTTTCTGCACAGAACATTATCAGTGACACAGTTGCTGCAAAGCTGTGGTGGTACCCTCCAATAGCAGATCTAAAGACAACTCAACCAAAGCCAGAGTCCTATGTTTTACGACGGATTTGTGTTTGGATGCCATGGAGAGCATGGTCCATTGATTTAAAGTGCCCCGATTTCCACTTGAGGTCACTGCAGTAAGTAAAGTAATTAAGTAAGGTGTGCAAAATTTGAATTGCGATTTTAATAGTTCAAAGGGTCTTTACAAGAAGACAATCAGAAGAGTAGTTGATCTGAGGGACTACAACTATCTTGCAACTGAAGAACTTGGCTGTGATTGGTGCAATAAAGCTTTTCTGAGCTGGGATTCTCGGTAAGGATTCATTGCAAGAATTACTTATAAATAATACTGCTTTACTTCCCAGGCTATTGAATCAGCTGACTGAATCACAGCGTTCACTGTTTCCAGCCATCCTAACCCATCGGCTGGCTTGTGATAAGGCTGTGGTGTCCCTGTTGCAAGGTAGAACTCTTGGGAATAGTCCCACTGCACTACGCAATGCTGTGTTTGAAGTACACAGAGAAGAGTGGACAAGAAAACAGCTCAGATACCTTGATGACTGTCGAAAGTACAAGTGAGTTTAGTACTTGAAATAATAACAATACTTTACTGGATGTGTTTGAATAGGCAAGGCAAGACAGGACTGCTATCAGAAACTCCTCCTGTGTTTGCAGACCCAGTGCCATTTGAAGGACTGCCAAGTGATCGGTTAGAACTCttgcatgtatgtgtgcatgcttgTATGCTATTTGGCATTTGTAGATGGTTTATGTCAGTGTACGCCAGGGACATTCTCAGCAGGCTCCCTCAACTTCTCGCCACTTGCACTGGAGTGTTTGGTTCAGTGTTAAAGATCGATTCAACAAAAAAAGTGTGTGGGAAGTTGCAGGGAATTGCAGCTGGGAGTGCCTCCTGGTGTACCAACATTAGCAATGAGAGGGGTGAGGTCCTTATTTCAGTACTAACCGAGTCGAGGGACTGGAAGGTCTTCGTCCTATGGCAATGGGACTAAATAGAAGGTTTGTCTTTAAAACATATCTGGGCTCATTCTACTTTCACTATAAGTATGACAAGGCCAGGCAGGACCCTCcacattaccttgtagagagttcagctacaaagaaaccaccatgtagaaaatgcagccacaaacaaattgccctgtagaaagatcagttagaagaagttaccttttagagagttcagctacaaagaaaccaccctgtagagagatcagctagaagaagttaccttgtagagagttcagctacaaagaaaccaccatgtagagagttcagctgcaaagaaatcaccctgtataaaattctgccacaaacaaattgccctgtagaaagatcagttagaagaagttaccctgtagagagttcagctacaaagaaaccattttgtaaagagctcagctgcaaacaaatcacctgtacagaattcagctacgaacaaatcaccctgtagagagatcagctagaagaagttaccttgtagatagttcagctacaaacaaatctccctgtagagagatcagctagaagaaattaccttgtagagagttcagctacaaacaaatcaccctgtagagagatcagctagaagaagttaccttgtagagagttcagctacaaagaaaccaccatgtagagagttcagctgcaaagaaatcaccctgtagaaaattctgccacaaacaaattgccctgtagaaagatcagttataagaagttaccttttagagagtttagctacaaagaaaccattctgtaaagagctcagctgcaaacaaatcacctgtacagaattcagctacaaacaaatcatcctgtagagagatcagctagaagaagttaccttgtagatagttcagctacaaacaaatctccctgtagagagatcagctagaagaaattaccttgtagagagatcagctacaaagaaaccatcatttagaaagttcagcttcaaacaaatcacctgtagagagttcagctacaaaaaaatctccctgtagagagatcagctagaagaagttaccttgtagatagttgagctacaaacaaatcatcctattgaaagatcagctagaagaagtcaccttgtagaaagttcagttaaaaagaaaccaccatgtagagagttcagctacaaactagccaccttgtagagacatcagctagaaaagttaccttgtagagagttcagctacaaacaaatctccctgtagagagatcaactagaagaaattaccttgtagagagttcagctacaaagaatccattctgtaaagagctcagctgcaaacaaatcacctgtacagaattcagcttcaaacaaatcaccctgtagagagatcagctagaagatattaccttgtagatagttcagctacaaacaaatcaccctgtagaaagatcagttagaagaagttaccttttagagagttcagctacaaagaaaccattctgtaaagagctcagctgcaaacaaatcacctgtacagaattcagctacaaacaaatcacctgtagagagttcagctacaaacaaatctccctgtagagagatcagctagaagaagttaccttgtagagagtgaagctacaaacaaatcaccctattgaaagatcagctagaagaagtcaccttgtagaaagttcagttacaaaaagaaaccaccatgtagagagttcagctacaaactagtcaccttgtagagacatcagctagaaaagttaccttgtagagagttcagctacaaagaaaccattctgtaaagagctcagctgcaaacaaatcacctgtacagaattcagctacaaacaaatcaccctgtagagagatcaactagaagaaattaccttgtagatagttcagctacaaacaaatcacccagtagaaagatcagttagaagaagttactttgtagagagttcagctacaaagaaaccgtaaagagctcagctgcaaacaaatcacctgtacagaattcagctacaaacaaatcaccctgtagagagatcagctagaagaagttaccttgtagatagttcagctacaaacaaatctccctgtagagaggtcagctagaagaaattaccttgtagagagttcagctacaaagaaaccatcatgcagagagttcagctgcaaagaaatcaccactgcccaagtttcaaggcaatagctctttccaatctgaagttatcaattgtcaaagttggcaaattggatgtgtggaaggccccttttcgcaaatccggtcacataattatgtattatatgtgaccggatttacgaaaaagggtcttccacacacatccaattctatgaacttgaatgaccatacctttgtgctcaaagaagatactaacctgaaattttgttcatgtattaacctatgttgttactcatcactgtccaaatttcaaggcaatactattttcctatctgacattatgaactgccaaagtttgtaaattggaatccggtcacatatatataatttgtacatttactgataaaatatttaaagtgcatctacttcatcttttcttcttcctgtagtaaagaaaaaaaacataggttaaaaaagtcccaaagctggccataggccggctttggggtatacaaatacaaaaagaaatgaaatctaatccaaaacagccaagctgtaaaaaaagtgtgcggccctcagaaagactatggtgaaaaaagatgtgaaatccaaggtggcggccaagaaatggctgtgatggtaggttaatggtaaaaattttaataacgacaattcaggtgaatttttgtgccgcttcacaaaatttacctgaattgtcattattaaaatttttaccattaacctaccatcacagccatttcttggccgccaccttggattttacatcttttttcaccatagcctttctgagggccgcacactttttttacagcttgtctgttttggattagattagagtatctcgatctcgcatatgctacacgtagttggctttggaatcataactcagtggtttgtaatctgattcttctgtactactgcaaggactttttatgataattattccagctacacaccaattttcagctcactgctctaagcggtttgcctggtaggcgtgaaaactaatagtttttttattcatacaaatcgatcacgtaattgtgacataggttgggttttgcgtcatatctcgatggcctttacctggattcctttcaaaccacaaaaaggcactcctacgatagttactccatctacatagcaattttcagctcattccttcaagcggtttaccctgtgggcgtgacagaccttcgaccttattttacgc comes from Dysidea avara chromosome 4, odDysAvar1.4, whole genome shotgun sequence and encodes:
- the LOC136254051 gene encoding uncharacterized protein, producing the protein MSACVIVIYNLCSVFGRSIQIYVIITYSNEDDSNGLTNDINDSSIKTGLEPHNEPNNNTYELETDLKSAEDFPSQSTSIQGGTEVVDKDDNGEDTVIMDVFLVDEGEAVIVKRSLKLKQRVKQSTQHLSSGCQVFLSLIKDKVTFSTVFLYGLFSFATIGFDECYSLWASTDRSLGGLDFTLSNIGTTLGIVGVLMTPLSLIVYNPMEKRFDTIMTFLINNSILVVVILLFPSLTYTSGNKPVL
- the LOC136253637 gene encoding mucin-5AC-like, producing MQMCIQFLLLTLQVLYQATCAGTCHSGASRKASHKAKSTSAWKKCLRLFAAGEKFKRGEQPPKGSHWESVIRIIMACPAHEGMSPHVQSQTVAASTGDASGSERQELITSFVQPLATVASDISDTIPMGQDVEGAHTSSASRSLTTSLICTTPSVSSITPSLRPLTPSPILLTPSSVSLTLSSVLLIPSSMSLPSSLTSKTTTSVTMAPTSYQRTHRSTHASLTWPVSTCKYGDVIFMCGAQVSVCVYKPKVVAWQQDPATSVIVSTTISSAFTSVSVSSSPTRSSVNTSPSMPSTIIMPPPTASIVARSQYLASVVAGATPQSADAAHVNATLVPKTVEKLSCQPTDYALRLPAAWRDHMNVGDQQWIGRTVFSAQNIISDTVAAKLWWYPPIADLKTTQPKPESYVLRRICVWMPWRAWSIDLKCPDFHLRSLHSKGLYKKTIRRVVDLRDYNYLATEELGCDWCNKAFLSWDSRLLNQLTESQRSLFPAILTHRLACDKAVVSLLQGRTLGNSPTALRNAVFEVHREEWTRKQLRYLDDCRKYKQGKTGLLSETPPVFADPVPFEGLPSDRWFMSVYARDILSRLPQLLATCTGVFGSVLKIDSTKKVCGKLQGIAAGSASWCTNISNERGEVLISVLTESRDWKVFVLWQWD